GtctctatatttaataatgaagttAAGAGTTCCGTTCGGTTTACAGTGTTCTTAGTATGAGTTTTCACCTTGCAAGTTAAGGCCGACAGACTTAACATACCCTATTCATAAATCATGGTATATAATCgtattgaaaagttttattaatgtacgACGTTTAAGTAAAcgattatgtaaattattactgAAACTGCAGTCTAGACAAACCTATTGAAAATCTACAGaatgtaaaagtattatttacttgAAAGCGTTATTTGGATATgtgaagttttttataaacctcAAAAATATTCTCTCAAAGGGATTGCATGTAAACAacgttaataacattttttaaagcctTTCATATAtccaagttttattttttaaaactcgtTAAATCTATGTTGCAACTAAAAGCAATTTGTCTGTTAAACCACTGATAGTTAAGCCaagtaatattagtttttatttacgcATGTTAGAACACGTGTTTATGGGAGAGAGACGGAAAGATAGTATTTGTCAATGTAGAAGGTAAGCACCTGTCCCATTAACTGTCATGAAGGTATCACGCCGCACCAATCTTACAAATGTTTACACcgtcatatttttaagttgaatATGTCCCttgcaataaatttatcttttaaaaggTCCCTTTTATCCGTCACTTTATTGTAAAATCGATaggaaatataattgaaaaaaacattattgcgGGAGTGGAGATTTATTTAGGAAAAACAACATCTAGATAAAATGCAATAGCtttttttgaaagaaaaatctGCAAATTGAATTACACCTACAGctcgattttaattttattccggATGGCATGGAGTTCGACGAAAATTGCTTTATAGAGGATTAGGTTTTCATAGTcccaaaaaaaacattgtttttggAAGTAACAGATATGCATGTATTAACAACCAAtcaaatttaagatatttaaattcatatttaactgTGATGGGCTAACAGAGTgactacaataaatattatattaaaagactACATCAAGCCCATTTACGTTGATAGAAATGAATATTGAAtcgtaattttatatctaaaaataatcgtATGTCCAAGGCAAAAGTTGTTGGTCTTGAACGTTCATATTTGTAGAGCATGGCTATTGAGATGGACAAATACGTTATGGTTTCATATTCACGTTCTGACACTCGACATACACAATTTATGGATGTGTCTTTTCTAATGTTTTATAAGTGAAGAATTTATTCAGAAATAATTGTTGGATGATATAACATTAGATATTCATAACTAATGTTTATGTATTACGAGTGATTTATTATAacgatttcaattattttttttaggttacCTTTTGGACTTAAGGTACATGCGAAGATCTGAATATGCTGATCCTCCATCCAATATAACTAGtaagtaaaaacattaatttcctgttttttaatgtctataaaaattttgtaatcatTAAAATCTGTGGAGCAttacaaaactttataattgaatatccTATTCATAtatgttcaaataaattaaaatttaaagctgCAGTGCGATATtgtgtttgaaaattaaaaatgatgcAAAGCAACAGGTTTACTTATTATAAGCATCGCGAAATTGtgattcttattattattgagaGACTTAAAAtggtataatttgaaattctgGTTTGTTTGATTAAATACTCATTAATTAATCGCATGctacattcattttataacagGAGCTTATCTCCTGACTTGCGAAATCCATTACGTTAAACATCAGAAGGAATTAAGTGCTAAAAtgggataattaaaaatcatgttGATAAAATGAGCGAATGTAATTTCATATAACTACgagtatgaaatataaagcTTTTGAACTATggtgaaaagaaaatataattattacaaagtaTAAAGTGGCTAAAgcgaatttttttcatatttcatatagCGGTAAAAATGTGATATCTTTTAGATCAATGTTAGATAAGACGCTAAACagcttatgtatatattatagagcacatatttaaatgtgatcATGCTGCCATACAcaggaattatatttatacattataaattgttattatattcaagGTGTTCAGCGTCAAGCTCAGACAGCGCTGATTGTGAGTATTGTCGCGCTGGCGGTGTTGATACTCATTCTTATCATCGTGTGTCGTGGCAAAGTCTCGTGGCAATACATCATGAAAAAATTGCAGCCTTCGAAGGTATAATATTCATGAACTACCTAGTCTTTAGGTAAAAGGGAAAAAGGAGTAAGGAGGATTGTTAGTATATATCCCAGggaatcaattaattaaatataacaatatttccaGAATCGTGTGAAGCATTATCCAACCGATCTAACTCATCATAATCCACACGCTGAAATGCCAAAACCAAAGCCCGAATTGAAGCTTGAGATAAGAAATCCGGAACCCCCGAAGCGAAACCCGCAACCACTCAATGCCAGGGATTTAGACGCTAGAACACAGACTGATAAAAGTCAAGGAGCAACCACACCGAAGACGATTAGCACTGCTATTAGCAATAGACATCCTGCTGAAGATACTACTCTTGATTTCTCTTATGACAATATGGGCATGAATGTCACACCACCAGAACAAGCAACTAGTCATAGGTTCTGAGagaataatattagaaaatatgtttaccATATCTTTCTTAATAGATAAACGAATCGAAAACTTTTAATTCCTAGAAATATTGAACTAcctttcattattttagaGGAACTTTTACATAAGTAGTTTAAcggttaaattttattgttttcgtaACCACAATTCTCATGTAGGAAatcctattttttaatttactgtaTTTAACGAATGTTCACAGCGTCTGTCTACAAAATTGAGCAATTTCAACGATTCATTAACTAAATTACCGATCATCACAGTTCAATACATCACAAAATACTATCAATTAGTAAGTTACCTACAGATAATTTAACACCATTTTCATAATTAGTGATTAGAAATGCATATCCGCTTATGAATCAATAATACAAGAAGTAGTTAAACAGTAACTTCTATTTAAGCCAAGAATtgacaataataacattatacacCGTATATTATGCAGTATAACAATACTACCGTACAATTTTGACACcattttttgtatgatttgaaaaagataatcaattactaaaatatctcttttcaacaaaaaaatctcataatTCTTTGCTATGTAATAATATGCATTCTGAACTAGAATTGAAttgatctttattatatttggtattgaaaaaaaaaacagtaatcaagaagtgtaaaataaaatatgaaaaagaaaattaaatgcatATATAATATCCGACACGTCGTGTGACCTTGCATTTTCGAAAATCGTAGTGTCAATCCGGGACATACAGAAGATTAAGATTCTTTAAGTCtagaataatttcatataatgttataaaagtcaaatatattttaatgtatattaatggTATAGTATTAGCGAAATAGCTAGTTTTAGTTTTCGTACGTGTATTCGTAAAGCAATAAATTACACTTGCTCATTTAAGAGCACCCTTTACGCTCAATTTACGAATTATATCTGAGTTCGTATTATTGCCAGCAATTTTAATCGGGCGCAACATCACTCCATCTAGCTAAttgcaaattaaaattgtatgttttatttgaaatcgtACAGCGAGTAACATGTGAGTATGTTGttcataaaattgtattcataTGAATTTCTGGTTGTAAAATTGCAAACTCCccattatataacatatattcaagataatattttcattattaatcgAATTGAGTTTAATTATATCTGGTAATTTTAATCGAGTGAAACTCGGAATAAATGTACAGCATGGCTGAGgtagtttcttttattttgtcttgTTAGTTGTATTGTTACGTTAAAGATTATTGTTTAGCTAATTATGGGtgataaaaatctaattagtTAAAGAATagtaactttttatatgtatgctTTATGTGTGACTTGTCTCTAGTTATGTAACGCTGTTCAGCATGTTTCCCTGTGTGGTTGTTAATGTTGGTTTATACTTGTCTGA
This Danaus plexippus chromosome Z, MEX_DaPlex, whole genome shotgun sequence DNA region includes the following protein-coding sequences:
- the LOC133319912 gene encoding protein grindelwald; translation: MFRFACFLASMSLASSQLTIDGIRCGQLTCTLEEYCSPETNRCAPCSIVCNNTHHNYDSGLCIKECQGYLLDLRYMRRSEYADPPSNITSVQRQAQTALIVSIVALAVLILILIIVCRGKVSWQYIMKKLQPSKNRVKHYPTDLTHHNPHAEMPKPKPELKLEIRNPEPPKRNPQPLNARDLDARTQTDKSQGATTPKTISTAISNRHPAEDTTLDFSYDNMGMNVTPPEQATSHRF